From the Osmerus eperlanus chromosome 21, fOsmEpe2.1, whole genome shotgun sequence genome, one window contains:
- the LOC134007440 gene encoding parathyroid hormone 2 receptor-like — MTAILLRNFPKKVFFYWIVLCGCRRVYTQDHPEVGITAQEQMYVLYDVKLQCQHNVSTHSSTDDLCPPGWDGLVCWPQGSPGALTEVPCPVYIYDFNHKGHAYRKCDFNGSWVSVEGLNRTWSNYSDCLRFLQPGHEEEKQEFFERLYIVYTIGYAVSFSSLLGAIIIIGYFRRLHCTRNYIHVHLFVSFMLRAASIFVKDKVVHANGGLQEFDTALMDNYKTIAAMPLDKTQFVGCKITVLLFIYFLATNYYWILVEGLYLHSLIFMAFYSDTKYLWGFTLIGWGVPALFVAAWAVVRATLADARCWELSAGNIKWIYQVPILTAIGLNFLLFVNIVRVLATKMRETNAGRYDTRKQCRKLAKSTLVLVLVFGVHYIVFVGMPHTFKGIGWEVRMYCELFLNSFQGFFVSIIYCYCNGEVQAEIRRTWGRWNMVFDWRVPATCSSYHYGSVPTNLNQTSHSQSQAATASTSSALFSSRVYRSRRGRTGGGGSSGHAHHASLPGYVFSSSDVDSHPPSIPEEAEERAKQVDDISLRESFPPVTTNTSAAEELEEAL; from the exons ATGACGGCGATACTTTTAAGGAACTTTCCGAAAAAGGTTTTCTTTTATTGGATTGTGCTTTGTGGATGCAGACGTGTTTATACACAG GATCACCCCGAGGTTGGTATAACAGCTCAGGAACAGATGTACGTGCTCTACGATGTCAAGCTCCAGTGTCAGCACAACGTTTCCACTCACAGTTCCACAG ATGACCTTTGCCCCCCGGGTTGGGATGGTCTGGTCTGCTGGCCGCAGGGGTCTCCTGGAGCTCTCACTGAAGTTCCCTGTCCGGTGTACATCTACGACTTCAACCACAAAG GTCACGCATACAGGAAGTGTGATTTCAATGGTTCCTGGGTATCAGTAGAGGGATTGAACCGTACATGGTCCAACTACTCTGACTGCCTAAGGTTTCTCCAACCAGGCCACGAGGAAGAGAAA CAGGAGTTTTTCGAGCGCCTATACATTGTGTACACCATTGGCTACGCTGTGTCCTTCAGCTCACTCCTCGGAGCCATTATCATCATAGGCTACTTCAG gCGTCTCCACTGCACCAGGAACTACATCCACGTTCACCTGTTTGTCTCCTTCATGCTGAGGGCCGCTAGCATCTTCGTCAAGGACAAGGTGGTCCACGCCAACGGCGGCCTGCAGGAGTTCGACACGGCACTGATGGACAACTACAAGACCATCGCCGCCATGCCCCTCGACAAGACCCAGTTT GTAGGATGCAAGATCACAGTCTTGCTGTTCATCTACTTCCTGGCAACTAATTACTATTGGATTCTGGTGGAAGGCTTGTATCTGCACAGCCTCATCTTCATGGCGTTCTACTCCGACACCAAGTACCTGTGGGGCTTCACTCTCATTGGCTGGG GTGTTCCCGCGCTCTTTGTAGCTGCCTGGGCTGTTGTCCGGGCAACGCTAGCAGACGCAAG ATGCTGGGAGTTAAGTGCGGGGAACATTAAATGGATTTACCAAGTCCCTATTCTAACAGCCATCGGT CTCAACTTCCTCTTGTTTGTGAATATTGTACGAGTCCTGGCAACCAAAATGAGAGAGACAAATGCTGGTCGATATGACACGAGGAAACAGTGCAG GAAACTAGCCAAGTCTactctggtgctggtgctggtgtttGGGGTTCACTACATCGTGTTTGTGGGAATGCCACATACCTTCAAAGGGATCGGTTGGGAGGTCAGAATGTACTGTGAGCTCTTTCTCAACTCATTCCAG GGTTTCTTCGTGTCTATCATATACTGCTACtgcaatggagag gTCCAGGCGGAGATCAGGAGGACGTGGGGTCGCTGGAACATGGTGTTTGACTGGAGGGTTCCAGCCACCTGCTCCAGTTACCACTACGGCTCTGTGCCCACCAACCTCAACCAGACCTcccacagccaatcacaggctGCCACCGCCTCCACCAGCTCCGCCCTCTTCTCTAGTCGGGTGTACCGCAGCCGCAGGGGGCGCACTGGTGGCGGGGGCAGTAGTGGCCACGCCCACCACGCAAGCCTGCCCGGTTACGTGTTCAGTAGCTCTGACGTGGACAGCCACCCGCCATCCATCccagaggaagcagaggagagggccAAGCAGGTGGACGACATCtccctccgggagagcttcccACCTGTGACCACTAACACCAGTGCTgcggaggagctggaagaggcccTGTAG